In the Quercus lobata isolate SW786 chromosome 5, ValleyOak3.0 Primary Assembly, whole genome shotgun sequence genome, one interval contains:
- the LOC115992289 gene encoding uncharacterized protein LOC115992289, whose amino-acid sequence MPKKTYSKKARQVQENNNAVEEEKPSPVTKKSSSKKAKQMQENNNAVEEENPSPVTKKSSSKKAKQMQESNNAVEEEKLSSVQKKAVSEIDEIFAGKKRKKSESEKPNEEATGNPKKTKKKKKDKGSNDSEFAEPPSRPRKRTNDGFTVYTEEELGINKSDAGCTPLCPFDCSCCF is encoded by the coding sequence ATGCCGAAAAAAACTTATTCTAAAAAGGCTAGGCAAGtgcaagaaaataataatgctgtggaagaagaaaaacccTCTCCGGTGACAAAGAAGAGTTCTTCCAAAAAGGCTAAGCAAatgcaagaaaataataatgCTGTGGAAGAAGAAAATCCCTCTCCGGTGACAAAAAAGAGTTCTTCCAAAAAGGCTAAACAAATGCAAGAAAGTAATAATGCTGTGGAAGAAGAAAAACTCTCTTCGGTGCAGAAAAAGGCTGTTAGTGAAATCGATGAAATCTTTGcaggaaagaaaaggaagaagtcTGAATCTGAAAAGCCTAATGAAGAAGCAACTGGAAATCCTAAGAAGactaagaaaaagaagaaggataaagGTTCTAATGATAGTGAGTTCGCTGAGCCACCTTCCCGGCCTAGAAAAAGAACAAATGATGGGTTTACTGTTTACACAGAAGAGGAGTTGGGTATTAATAAGTCTGATGCTGGATGTACCCCATTATGTCCATTTGattgttcttgttgtttttgA